The following are encoded together in the Halopseudomonas salegens genome:
- the mnmE gene encoding tRNA uridine-5-carboxymethylaminomethyl(34) synthesis GTPase MnmE: MNHTATDTIAAIATPPGQGGVGIVRLSGPQAQAIGQQLSGLRLRPRHAHYGPFTAGGEVLDQGLSLFFPNPHSFTGEDVVELHGHGGPVVMDLLLKACLDAGARPARPGEFSERAFLNDKLDLAQAEAIADLIEASSEQAARNAVQSLQGAFSRRVKDLTEALIALRIHVEAAIDFPEEEIDFLADGHVLQELQHVREQLTRVQREAGQGALLRDGMNVVIAGRPNAGKSSLLNALAGKDSAIVTEIAGTTRDILREHIHIDGMPLHIIDTAGLRDTDDVVEKIGVERAMAAIADADRILLVIDTNQPEANDPDQLWPEFLQQHPDPSKTTLIFNKTDLSGHAIGLQTDAKGRVELHLSARNGDGIELLRDHLKDCMGFEQTAESLFSARRRHLQALQLASDHLDHGYRQLTLMGAGELLAEDLRMAQQALGEITGEFSADDLLGRIFSSFCIGK; the protein is encoded by the coding sequence ATGAACCACACTGCTACAGATACCATTGCCGCCATTGCCACCCCACCCGGTCAGGGAGGGGTGGGTATCGTTCGTTTGTCAGGCCCCCAGGCCCAGGCGATCGGTCAACAACTGAGCGGGCTCAGATTGCGTCCGCGGCATGCCCACTATGGCCCTTTCACGGCAGGTGGGGAGGTGCTGGACCAGGGGTTGAGCCTGTTCTTTCCCAATCCGCACTCCTTTACCGGAGAAGATGTTGTCGAATTGCACGGTCATGGTGGTCCGGTCGTGATGGATCTGTTGCTCAAAGCCTGTCTTGACGCCGGTGCTCGGCCAGCACGCCCGGGTGAATTCAGTGAGCGCGCCTTTCTCAATGACAAGCTGGACCTGGCCCAGGCTGAAGCCATCGCCGACTTGATTGAAGCCAGCTCCGAGCAGGCAGCACGCAACGCCGTGCAATCACTGCAAGGGGCCTTCTCGCGGCGGGTAAAGGACCTCACCGAAGCACTGATTGCCTTGCGAATACATGTCGAAGCTGCAATCGACTTTCCGGAAGAGGAAATCGACTTTCTCGCCGATGGCCATGTCCTGCAGGAACTGCAACACGTACGTGAGCAACTGACCCGAGTGCAGCGAGAGGCCGGGCAAGGGGCACTATTGCGCGATGGCATGAACGTAGTCATTGCCGGCCGACCGAATGCGGGTAAATCAAGCCTGCTCAATGCCCTCGCCGGCAAGGACAGCGCTATCGTGACCGAGATTGCCGGTACCACGCGGGATATTCTGCGCGAACATATCCATATCGATGGCATGCCGTTGCACATCATTGATACCGCTGGTCTGCGGGATACCGATGATGTGGTGGAAAAGATCGGCGTTGAACGGGCCATGGCTGCCATTGCCGATGCGGATCGTATTCTGCTGGTGATTGATACCAACCAGCCCGAAGCCAACGACCCGGATCAATTGTGGCCTGAATTTCTGCAACAACACCCGGACCCTTCGAAAACCACCCTGATCTTCAATAAAACCGATCTCAGCGGCCATGCCATCGGCCTGCAGACCGATGCCAAGGGTCGAGTCGAGCTGCACCTGAGCGCACGCAATGGTGATGGCATCGAACTGCTGCGTGACCACCTGAAAGACTGTATGGGTTTTGAACAGACGGCTGAAAGTCTGTTCAGCGCCCGCCGACGCCATCTTCAGGCCTTGCAACTGGCCAGTGACCACCTGGACCATGGGTATCGACAACTGACCCTGATGGGCGCTGGTGAGCTGCTTGCCGAAGACTTGCGCATGGCCCAGCAGGCACTGGGGGAAATTACCGGTGAATTCAGTGCCGATGACCTGCTCGGGCGGATTTTTTCCAGTTTCTGTATCGGCAAATAA